Proteins encoded together in one Peribacillus asahii window:
- the thiO gene encoding glycine oxidase ThiO gives MKTNYEVAIIGGGIIGCSIAYYLAKEQIDVAVFEEKQLASKSTSAAAGMLGAHSECNDLEIFYPFARKSQLAYFQLQDELKELSGIDIELRKGGIFQLAYSEAEKSELNSTISLPTVRWYDRDNVRHEESSVSTNIIGAAFIEDDVNVLPSSVCQAFGKSAQVLGASVFEHTSVFSIEKQDSSYTIKTNKGNFQAKYVVVANGVWSSNFFHQLGLTNTLTPVKGECVSVSSEKPLLKHTLFHEHCYIVPRNNGRLVLGASMVENDWNEQASLGGIEKLIAKAKTMLPSIIDMKIESFWAGLRPQTFDQKPFIGHHPDDDGILFATGHYRNGILLAPATGQMIRDFIMKKEIRKDWMEAFKINRQKR, from the coding sequence GTGAAAACAAATTATGAAGTAGCTATTATAGGCGGTGGAATTATCGGCTGCTCAATTGCCTATTATTTAGCGAAAGAACAGATTGATGTTGCTGTATTTGAGGAAAAGCAACTAGCTAGTAAATCGACAAGTGCAGCGGCTGGTATGCTAGGTGCTCATTCAGAATGCAATGACCTTGAGATTTTCTATCCTTTTGCAAGAAAGAGTCAACTAGCCTATTTTCAGCTTCAAGATGAGCTAAAAGAGCTAAGCGGTATCGATATTGAGTTAAGAAAAGGCGGCATTTTTCAGCTCGCTTATTCAGAGGCTGAAAAAAGTGAGCTAAACTCTACCATCTCCCTCCCTACCGTCAGATGGTATGACAGAGATAATGTACGCCATGAAGAATCTTCTGTTTCAACGAATATTATCGGAGCCGCTTTTATTGAAGATGATGTGAATGTCTTACCTAGTTCTGTTTGTCAAGCATTTGGAAAGAGTGCTCAAGTATTAGGGGCATCGGTTTTTGAACATACATCGGTTTTCTCGATTGAAAAACAAGACAGTTCCTATACGATTAAAACGAACAAAGGAAATTTCCAAGCTAAATATGTCGTTGTCGCAAATGGTGTATGGAGCTCTAATTTTTTCCATCAGCTTGGTTTAACCAATACGCTTACTCCCGTCAAAGGCGAATGTGTATCAGTTTCAAGTGAAAAGCCGCTTTTAAAGCATACATTGTTTCATGAACACTGCTATATTGTACCTCGAAACAACGGCAGACTTGTACTTGGAGCCAGCATGGTCGAAAATGATTGGAATGAACAAGCAAGTCTTGGCGGCATCGAGAAGCTCATTGCTAAAGCAAAAACGATGCTCCCGTCCATCATCGATATGAAAATCGAGTCCTTTTGGGCAGGGCTTCGTCCACAAACGTTTGATCAAAAGCCATTTATCGGTCATCATCCTGATGATGACGGCATTTTATTCGCCACAGGGCATTATCGAAATGGCATTTTGCTCGCTCCTGCCACAGGACAAATGATTCGAGATTTTATTATGAAAAAAGAAATAAGAAAAGATTGGATGGAAGCCTTTAAAATCAATCGCCAAAAGAGGTGA
- a CDS encoding ATP-binding protein has translation MSLITKDLLINFLFTILPLFLVQMIYFAKYSYRFENFKRRTFAIFPIVSLILCMIFPVATGPYYVWDLRWIPFILGWLYGGYKLGIPLLFLMLSIRFWLNGDNGFYIACITFFSFSIVLFFISKYFSQFSVKYKVIISSSLTFIGLMISLLVSEQLFNINRGANLWTQYISIQIIAMVFTNLLWEVIQANFQVLQKLVKAEKLQMVSHLAASISHEVRNPLTTSRGFIQMLSEETSDQKRKQYTEIALQELDRATEVINDYLTFAKPALEKEEKIHVAEEIQHVINIITPLANMNSIQIKLSLLEDDQYVVKGERKKFQQCLINMLKNGIESMEVNGKLHVIQTNNQDTIQIDIRDEGSGMTQEQINRLGEPYFTTKEKGTGLGMMVSYSIINQMNGQITVVSEQGIGTCFSIKLPIYQ, from the coding sequence ATGTCTTTAATAACAAAAGATTTGTTAATTAACTTCTTATTTACTATTCTTCCGTTATTTTTAGTACAAATGATTTATTTTGCCAAATATTCTTATAGATTTGAAAACTTCAAAAGAAGGACATTTGCCATTTTTCCTATCGTCTCCCTTATTCTTTGCATGATATTCCCTGTTGCTACAGGGCCTTATTATGTATGGGACCTTCGTTGGATTCCCTTTATCCTTGGTTGGTTATATGGCGGATATAAATTAGGAATTCCTTTATTATTCTTAATGTTATCCATTCGCTTTTGGCTAAATGGCGATAACGGCTTTTATATAGCCTGTATTACTTTCTTTTCTTTTTCTATTGTACTATTCTTTATATCCAAATATTTTTCGCAATTTTCCGTGAAATATAAAGTGATAATAAGCAGTTCGCTAACTTTTATCGGCTTAATGATCTCCCTGTTGGTATCTGAGCAACTATTTAACATAAACAGAGGAGCAAATCTATGGACACAATATATTTCCATTCAAATCATTGCAATGGTGTTTACGAACTTACTGTGGGAAGTCATCCAAGCAAATTTTCAAGTATTACAAAAGTTAGTGAAAGCTGAGAAATTACAAATGGTGAGTCATCTAGCAGCTAGTATTTCTCATGAAGTTCGTAATCCCCTCACCACAAGTAGAGGATTTATCCAAATGCTATCTGAAGAAACCTCTGACCAAAAAAGAAAACAATATACAGAAATTGCATTACAAGAATTAGATCGAGCCACAGAAGTAATCAATGATTATTTAACATTTGCTAAGCCCGCACTTGAAAAGGAGGAAAAGATCCATGTTGCAGAGGAGATTCAGCATGTCATCAATATCATTACTCCTTTAGCTAATATGAACAGCATACAAATTAAACTATCTTTATTAGAAGATGACCAATATGTCGTTAAGGGCGAGCGTAAAAAGTTTCAACAATGTCTAATTAATATGTTAAAAAACGGTATAGAATCTATGGAGGTTAACGGAAAATTGCACGTCATCCAAACCAATAATCAGGATACGATTCAAATCGATATTCGAGATGAAGGATCAGGTATGACACAAGAACAAATCAATCGCCTTGGGGAGCCCTATTTTACAACCAAAGAAAAAGGCACAGGGCTTGGAATGATGGTTTCTTATAGTATTATTAATCAAATGAATGGTCAGATTACAGTCGTAAGTGAACAAGGAATAGGAACTTGCTTTTCTATCAAGCTCCCTATTTATCAATAA
- the tenI gene encoding thiazole tautomerase TenI, translating to MKLIAVTDDSHTVDALTSIISSIQNIVDYVHIREKSKTAHEVLSLIQLLEQADVNKEKLVIHDRLDIALLTQMSNIHLPSHSLPIQKVRENFPHLRIGRSIHSVEEAKQAETDGADYVLYGHCFETDCKKGLTPNGIHTISNMKQALKIPVYAIGGITPNRVHALQQLKTDGIAVMSGIFSSPNPYASALDFSKLCKENSCENKL from the coding sequence ATGAAACTGATTGCCGTAACAGATGATTCACATACGGTTGACGCGCTGACAAGTATTATTTCTTCTATTCAAAATATTGTTGATTATGTCCATATTCGTGAAAAATCAAAAACGGCTCATGAAGTTCTGTCACTCATTCAGCTTTTAGAACAAGCAGATGTAAACAAAGAAAAACTCGTCATTCATGATCGCTTAGATATCGCGTTACTCACACAAATGTCAAATATCCATCTTCCATCACATAGCCTCCCTATCCAAAAAGTGAGAGAAAACTTTCCGCACTTACGGATTGGTCGTTCGATTCATTCTGTAGAAGAAGCAAAACAAGCGGAAACAGATGGAGCGGATTATGTGTTATATGGACATTGTTTTGAAACAGATTGTAAGAAGGGACTAACGCCAAATGGCATACATACTATTAGCAACATGAAACAAGCACTAAAAATCCCTGTATATGCCATAGGTGGAATTACGCCAAATCGAGTACATGCTCTTCAACAACTAAAAACAGATGGCATTGCGGTTATGTCGGGCATTTTTTCTTCACCAAATCCCTATGCATCCGCATTAGATTTTTCAAAATTATGTAAGGAGAATTCATGTGAAAACAAATTATGA